GTCAAGGCAAATCAAGCCGAAAAAGCCCTTCCCTATGCCAATAAAGCCGCTGACCTAGACGATCAAAATAAATATTACTCCTTAATGCTGGCGGAGATTTATACTAATCTCAATCAGCCGCTGAAGGCCGCAGAGATTCTAGACCAGCTCACGGCAGATGGGGAGAGCAATCAGCAATACAACCTGGATCTTGCCTCCATCTATCTCAATGCCAAAGCCTACGAGAAGGCACTTGTGGTGCTAGACCGAGCCGAGGAATATTATGGAGTAATGGAGCCCATTACTGTACAAAAACAACGGATTTATCTCAATGCAAATAATCTGGAGAAAGCCATAGAGGAGGGCAAAAACCTCATAGAGGCCCGCCCCGGAAACCCGGATTATGTAATGAATCTGGTGGAAATCCTTTTTAACAACAATCGCTTGGAAGAGGCAATGGAGGTGGTTCAGAATGAAATGAGCAAATACCCCAATCAGCCTGAACTGCAAATGGCGGCCTATACGCTGCTCAAAGAGAAAGGAGAAATAGATGAGTCCAACCGCTATTTATTCCAGGCTTTTGCCAGCCCAGACCTAGACCCGGATGTCAAATCCAAAGCCTACATCGGTACCCTTAATGAAATCAAAACTCAAGAACGGGATTTAGTTTTAGACAGTTTGGAAACGCTGATGCTGAATACCAGCCCGGAGAACGCCCAGATTTTCACTGCAATCGGGCAGCGAAAAATGTTGGAAAACAAGCAGCCCGAAGCCATAGAATTTTATAAAAAAGCCCTATTGCTAGCTCCAAAAAACGACAAAATGCTAGAGCAGGTGATATTGGGCTCCTTCGGAGAAAATGCAAATTTGGAAGAGTTGGAAAAATTCACCGTACTCGGAGTGGATGAATTTCCGCAGAGGCCGGAATTTTGGTTTTATGATGGCGTAGTGAAATCTGCCTTGAAAAAAGACCAAGACGCTGTCAACTCCTTAAACAAAGCGCTAGAGCTCAACTCTGCCAACAATTCTCAGCTGGAACAGGTGGCCTATAGCTCACTGGGCAATTCCTATTATAACTTAGGCGAAAAGGAGAAAGCCTTTGAATATTTCGACAAAGCACTGAAGCTTAACCCGAACGACGAGCAGGTCTTAAACAATTATTCTTACTTTTTGTCTTTAGAAAAGCAGGATTTGGAAAAGGCAAAAAGCATGTCTGACAAAGTTGTGCGGAGATTTCCGGATAATGGCACTTTCCTTGATACACATGCTTGGGTTTTATTTCAGCTGAAAGACTACCAGGGAGCAAAAAAATATATGGACTTGGCATTAGAACATGAAGCCGAGCCCAGCGCCGTGATGATGGAACACTACGGCGATATTTTGTACCATCTCGGTAAAAAGTCTGAAGCGATTACCTATTGGAAAAAAGCTGAAGGAAGCCCCGAAGCCTCGGAATATTTAGAGCAAA
This genomic window from Algoriphagus sp. TR-M9 contains:
- a CDS encoding tetratricopeptide repeat protein, with protein sequence MIFRKILIIFLALTLGASPGFAQQKLSRKERKALRAESQGSRYFIEGEKQLVLDSMEKAYFYFQKALEFIPEEPAIHYKLAEVLVKANQAEKALPYANKAADLDDQNKYYSLMLAEIYTNLNQPLKAAEILDQLTADGESNQQYNLDLASIYLNAKAYEKALVVLDRAEEYYGVMEPITVQKQRIYLNANNLEKAIEEGKNLIEARPGNPDYVMNLVEILFNNNRLEEAMEVVQNEMSKYPNQPELQMAAYTLLKEKGEIDESNRYLFQAFASPDLDPDVKSKAYIGTLNEIKTQERDLVLDSLETLMLNTSPENAQIFTAIGQRKMLENKQPEAIEFYKKALLLAPKNDKMLEQVILGSFGENANLEELEKFTVLGVDEFPQRPEFWFYDGVVKSALKKDQDAVNSLNKALELNSANNSQLEQVAYSSLGNSYYNLGEKEKAFEYFDKALKLNPNDEQVLNNYSYFLSLEKQDLEKAKSMSDKVVRRFPDNGTFLDTHAWVLFQLKDYQGAKKYMDLALEHEAEPSAVMMEHYGDILYHLGKKSEAITYWKKAEGSPEASEYLEQKIKEGKYHE